The following are from one region of the Corylus avellana chromosome ca1, CavTom2PMs-1.0 genome:
- the LOC132165057 gene encoding rust resistance kinase Lr10-like, with protein MDICLEMLISYLFLFLAFTVDLREAQNGCDDKLRNCGAHGPAIQFPFRLSSQPENCGYPGFTLSCTDTHDTVLELPISVKLYVKEINYTSKVIQLYDPHHCFPRQLRGLNLSSSHFQFKVNSNEYLYNYTLFKYPSPIEDKNYKYYNIPCLSGPTYQVYAIYYYRSIAELPLSCTKMYNLLSIPETILKNGSDYNVLQLSWSIPKCGHCEAKGKKCRLKNNSSKSQTECFPKDSKGALSKSAIAGVILGSFLLPLAIFALYRLYTYDKVEKEHQAKIEKFLEDYRNFKPTRYSYTDIKRITNQFTEKLGEGAYGTVFKGKLSNEIHVAVKILNISHGNGDEFINEVETLGMIHHVNVVRLVGLCADGFRRALVYEFLPNDSLEKFISSTDTKKCILNWDKLHDIALGIAKGIEYLHQGCGQRILHFDIKPHNVLLDQNLNPKISDFGLAKLCSKDQSAVSMTTARGTMGYIAPEVFSRNFGNVSSKADVYSFGILLLEIVGGRKNVDVTVENTSQVYFPEWIYNILEQKEDMRIFIDDDGDAKIAKKLAIIGLWCIQWHPVGRPSMKDAVQMLEGEEDKLIMPPNPFASAGPVQIHANIPIKRLNHELEVIPE; from the exons ATGGATATTTGCTTAGAAATGCTAATCTCATACTTGTTCTTGTTTCTGGCTTTCACCGTAGACCTTAGAGAAGCCCAAAATGGGTGTGATGATAAATTACGGAACTGTGGAGCCCATGGCCCTGCCATCCAGTTTCCTTTCCGACTTAGCAGCCAGCCAGAGAATTGTGGGTATCCTGGGTTTACCTTATCATGCACTGATACACACGATACGGTGCTCGAGCTGCCGATTTCAGTTAAACTCTATGTGAAAGAGATTAACTACACATCTAAGGTAATTCAATTATATGATCCACATCATTGCTTTCCAAGGCAGCTTCGGGGGCTCAATTTATCTTCTTCACATTTCCAATTCAAAGTAAATTCCAATGAATACCTTTACAACTATACCTTATTCAAATATCCTTCCCCAATAGAAGATAAGAATTACAAGTACTACAATATCCCTTGTCTTAGTGGCCCTACCTACCAAGTTTATGCAATCTATTACTATAGGAGCATCGCTGAGTTGCCCTTATCTTGTACAAAGATGTATAATCTTCTATCAATTCCAGAGACTATATTAAAAAACGGCAGTGATTACAATGTTCTTCAATTGAGCTGGTCCATCCCAAAATGTGGACACTGTGAAGCAAAAGGCAAGAAATGCAGATTGAAGAATAATAGCTCTAAATCACAAACCGAATGCTTCCCCAAAGACTCTAAAG GTGCATTATCAAAGTCAGCAATTGCTG GTGTCATCTTAGGTTCATTTCTATTACCACTAGCTATCTTTGCTTTGTACCGTCTTTATACTTATgataaagtagaaaaagaacatCAAGCAAAGATCGAAAAGTTTTTGGAAGATTACAGAAATTTCAAACCCACAAGATACTCGTATACTGATATTAAAAGGATTACAAATCAGTTTACTGAGAAGCTAGGTGAAGGAGCATATGGAACAGTATTCAAAGGAAAGCTTTCCAATGAAATTCATGTTGCAGTGAAGATCCTTAACATTTCCCATGGAAATGGGGACGAATTCATAAATGAAGTAGAAACATTGGGTATGATACATCATGTTAACGTGGTTCGCTTGGTTGGCTTGTGTGCTGATGGATTTAGACGAGCTTTAGTTTATGAGTTCTTACCAAATGATTCGCTAGAGAAGTTCATATCTTCAACGGACACCAAGAAATGTATCCTTAATTGGGATAAGCTACATGATATTGCTCTTGGCATAGCAAAAGGAATTGAGTATCTTCACCAAGGATGTGGCCAACGAATCCTCCATTTCGATATCAAACCTCACAATGTTTTGCTAGACCAAAACcttaatccaaaaatttctgattttggtctTGCAAAGTTGTGTTCAAAGGATCAAAGTGCAGTGTCCATGACCACAGCCAGGGGAACTATGGGTTACATTGCACCCGAAGTGTTTTCTAGAAATTTTGGGAATGTGTCTTCTAAAgcagatgtttatagctttggaatATTGTTACTTGAAATAGTCGGAGGAAGGAAAAATGTTGACGTTACAGTTGAGAACACTAGTCAAGTCTACTTTCCAGAATGGATCTACAATATTTTAGAACAAAAAGAAGACATGCGAatctttattgatgatgatggagatgctaaaattgcaaagaaacttgCAATTATTGGACTCTGGTGCATCCAATGGCACCCAGTGGGTCGTCCTTCTATGAAAGATGCGGTTCAAATGttagaaggagaagaagataaattaaTTATGCCTCCTAATCCCTTTGCCTCTGCAGGCCCCGTACAAATTCATGCAAATATACCTATAAAACGTTTAAACCATGAGTTAGAGGTCATCCCAGAATGA
- the LOC132168241 gene encoding cysteine-rich receptor-like protein kinase 11 isoform X1, producing MASQKLFPAGLMVLIVVLVLVHEACSANNSHYQCPASSCGNIHNIRYPFRLNGIDPPNCGDQRYNLSCENNQAVLYLYDGRYYVQEIDYHKYTIRLVDSGIQKDNDSFIPRYSLRLTNFSSGDPYAPYHPYSINCDSCEANGSYCSLSLPNLYQKYMVFVNCEKQVKSRRYLDISTCFKNGGVVYSSNSFLSHSKRYTYVIAGLTPAIARRTPAYCFAEDQMMSVWDLEESCQIEQMYLSTSRVSCPNNSDRYFRCTDFYDAVVSGFMLSWFQVACTPGDDDCYIKDDANYPVRCYAPQSEGPARFYIFWKCSKVLAAVIKLLVPRKITGQKLGIPYVGIDDSNILLTGLQSNMLYVSGPSIALKVLGTPCVIAFLIYKWRRRHLSMYDNIEEFLQSYNNLMPIRYSYSEVKKMTKSFKDKLGEGGFGTVFKGKLQSGRLVAIKMLSKSKANGQDFINEVATIGRIHHVNVVQLIGFCVEGSKRALVYEFMPNGSLNTFIFSPEVSSLLSYDKMYDIALGVARGIEYLHQGCDMQILHFDIKPHNILLDENFTPKVSDFGLAKLYPVDNSIVSLTAARGTFGYMAPELFYKNIGGVSYKADVYSFGMLLMEMAGRRRNVNAYAEHSSQIYFPTWVYDQLNDGNDIEMEDATEEERKIGKKMIIVALWCIQMKPSDRPSMSKVVQMLEEKVEYLQMPSKPSLSSLDIITTGGGESSNQSSESSQS from the exons aTGGCAAGCCAAAAGCTCTTCCCTGCCGGACTCATGGTCCTAATTGTTGTTCTTGTCCTAGTCCATGAAGCTTGCAGTGCCAACAATAGTCATTACCAATGTCCTGCTTCTTCCTGCGGCAATATCCACAATATAAGATATCCCTTTCGGTTGAATGGTATTGATCCACCAAACTGCGGTGATCAAAGGTATAATCTGTCATGTGAGAATAACCAAGCAGTGTTATACTTATATGATGGAAGATACTATGTACAGGAGATCGATTACCACAAATACACAATCCGACTTGTAGACTCAGGTATTCAGAAGGATAACGACTCCTTCATCCCTCGTTATTCTCTACGCCTAACTAATTTCAGTTCAGGGGATCCATATGCTCCATATCATCCATATTCGATCAACTGTGATTCGTGTGAAGCTAACGGTAGTTATTGCTCTTTGAGCTTGCCCAATCTGTATCAGAAATATATGGTTTTCGTTAACTGCGaaaaacaagtgaagtctcggAGGTATTTGGACATTTCTACTTGCTTTAAGAATGGAGGAGTAGTGTATTCTTCCAACTCTTTTTTATCCCATTCCAAGAGGTATACATATGTTATTGCTGGCTTAACCCCAGCAATTGCTCGCAGAACCCCAGCATATTGCTTTGCAGAAGACCAGATGATGAGCGTATGGGATTTGGAGGAGTCGTGCCAAATAGAGCAAATGTATCTGTCAACATCGAGGGTATCTTGTCCAAATAATAGTGACCGATATTTTCGATGTACTGACTTTTACGATGCAGTGGTCTCCGGCTTTATGCTTTCATGGTTCCAAGTTGCTTGTACACCTGGAGATGATGATTGCTACATCAAGGACGACGCGAATTACCCTGTTCGGTGCTACGCCCCTCAAAGCGAAG gGCCCGCGAGattctatatattttggaaATGTAGCAAAG TTCTTGCAGCTGTTATCAAATTACTAGTGCCGAGGAAAATAA CAGGACAAAAATTGGGCATTCCTTATGTTGGCATTGACGACTCAA ACATTTTGTTAACCGGCCTACAGTCGAACATGCTCTACGTCAGCG GACCATCCATTGCACTAAAGGTACTTGGGACTCCCTGTGTGATTGCATTTCTGATATATAAATGGCGTAGGAGGCATTTATCGATGTATGACAATATTGAAGAATTTCTGCAAAGCTACAATAATCTCATGCCAATAAGGTACTCTTACTCAGAAGTTAAGAAGATGACCAAAAGTTTTAAGGATAAATTAGGTGAAGGAGGCTTTGGCACTGTATTTAAAGGAAAGCTTCAAAGTGGCCGTCTTGTGGCTATAAAGATGTTAAGCAAGTCTAAAGCTAACGGACAAGATTTTATCAACGAAGTTGCAACTATTGGAAGGATTCATCATGTTAATGTAGTACAACTCATTGGTTTTTGTGTTGAAGGATCAAAGCGGGCCCTAGTATATGAGTTCATGCCTAATGGCTCCCTAAATACATTTATATTTTCCCCAGAAGTAAGTTCCCTCCTAAGCTATGACAAAATGTATGATATAGCTCTAGGAGTGGCTCGTGGAATTGAATATCTACATCAAGGATGTGATATGCAGATTTTGCATTTTGATATCAAGCCTCACAACATTCTTCTTGATGAGAATTTTACTCCAAAAGTTTCGGACTTTGGCTTGGCAAAGCTATATCCAGTAGATAATAGCATTGTCTCTTTGACTGCTGCAAGAGGGACATTTGGATACATGGCTCCTGAGTTGTTCTATAAAAACATTGGAGGTGTCTCATATAAAGCTGATGTTTATAGTTTCGGAATGTTATTGATGGAAATGGCTGGACGAAGAAGGAATGTAAATGCATATGCAGAACACTCAAGCCAAATATACTTCCCTACTTGGGTATATGACCAATTGAACGATGGAAACGACATAGAAATGGAAGACGCCACAGAAGAGGAAAGGAAAATAGGCAAGAAGATGATCATTGTCGCGCTATGGTGTATACAAATGAAGCCTAGTGATCGTCCTTCAATGAGCAAAGTCGTACAAATGCTcgaagaaaaagttgaatacTTACAAATGCCTTCCAAGCCTTCTCTATCATCACTAGACATAATCACAACCGGTGGCGGAGAGAGTTCGAATCAATCAAGTGAATCATCTCAATCTTAG
- the LOC132168241 gene encoding cysteine-rich receptor-like protein kinase 18 isoform X2 — MASQKLFPAGLMVLIVVLVLVHEACSANNSHYQCPASSCGNIHNIRYPFRLNGIDPPNCGDQRYNLSCENNQAVLYLYDGRYYVQEIDYHKYTIRLVDSGIQKDNDSFIPRYSLRLTNFSSGDPYAPYHPYSINCDSCEANGSYCSLSLPNLYQKYMVFVNCEKQVKSRRYLDISTCFKNGGVVYSSNSFLSHSKRYTYVIAGLTPAIARRTPAYCFAEDQMMSVWDLEESCQIEQMYLSTSRVSCPNNSDRYFRCTDFYDAVVSGFMLSWFQVACTPGDDDCYIKDDANYPVRCYAPQSEGPARFYIFWKCSKVLAAVIKLLVPRKIRQKLGIPYVGIDDSNILLTGLQSNMLYVSGPSIALKVLGTPCVIAFLIYKWRRRHLSMYDNIEEFLQSYNNLMPIRYSYSEVKKMTKSFKDKLGEGGFGTVFKGKLQSGRLVAIKMLSKSKANGQDFINEVATIGRIHHVNVVQLIGFCVEGSKRALVYEFMPNGSLNTFIFSPEVSSLLSYDKMYDIALGVARGIEYLHQGCDMQILHFDIKPHNILLDENFTPKVSDFGLAKLYPVDNSIVSLTAARGTFGYMAPELFYKNIGGVSYKADVYSFGMLLMEMAGRRRNVNAYAEHSSQIYFPTWVYDQLNDGNDIEMEDATEEERKIGKKMIIVALWCIQMKPSDRPSMSKVVQMLEEKVEYLQMPSKPSLSSLDIITTGGGESSNQSSESSQS; from the exons aTGGCAAGCCAAAAGCTCTTCCCTGCCGGACTCATGGTCCTAATTGTTGTTCTTGTCCTAGTCCATGAAGCTTGCAGTGCCAACAATAGTCATTACCAATGTCCTGCTTCTTCCTGCGGCAATATCCACAATATAAGATATCCCTTTCGGTTGAATGGTATTGATCCACCAAACTGCGGTGATCAAAGGTATAATCTGTCATGTGAGAATAACCAAGCAGTGTTATACTTATATGATGGAAGATACTATGTACAGGAGATCGATTACCACAAATACACAATCCGACTTGTAGACTCAGGTATTCAGAAGGATAACGACTCCTTCATCCCTCGTTATTCTCTACGCCTAACTAATTTCAGTTCAGGGGATCCATATGCTCCATATCATCCATATTCGATCAACTGTGATTCGTGTGAAGCTAACGGTAGTTATTGCTCTTTGAGCTTGCCCAATCTGTATCAGAAATATATGGTTTTCGTTAACTGCGaaaaacaagtgaagtctcggAGGTATTTGGACATTTCTACTTGCTTTAAGAATGGAGGAGTAGTGTATTCTTCCAACTCTTTTTTATCCCATTCCAAGAGGTATACATATGTTATTGCTGGCTTAACCCCAGCAATTGCTCGCAGAACCCCAGCATATTGCTTTGCAGAAGACCAGATGATGAGCGTATGGGATTTGGAGGAGTCGTGCCAAATAGAGCAAATGTATCTGTCAACATCGAGGGTATCTTGTCCAAATAATAGTGACCGATATTTTCGATGTACTGACTTTTACGATGCAGTGGTCTCCGGCTTTATGCTTTCATGGTTCCAAGTTGCTTGTACACCTGGAGATGATGATTGCTACATCAAGGACGACGCGAATTACCCTGTTCGGTGCTACGCCCCTCAAAGCGAAG gGCCCGCGAGattctatatattttggaaATGTAGCAAAG TTCTTGCAGCTGTTATCAAATTACTAGTGCCGAGGAAAATAA GACAAAAATTGGGCATTCCTTATGTTGGCATTGACGACTCAA ACATTTTGTTAACCGGCCTACAGTCGAACATGCTCTACGTCAGCG GACCATCCATTGCACTAAAGGTACTTGGGACTCCCTGTGTGATTGCATTTCTGATATATAAATGGCGTAGGAGGCATTTATCGATGTATGACAATATTGAAGAATTTCTGCAAAGCTACAATAATCTCATGCCAATAAGGTACTCTTACTCAGAAGTTAAGAAGATGACCAAAAGTTTTAAGGATAAATTAGGTGAAGGAGGCTTTGGCACTGTATTTAAAGGAAAGCTTCAAAGTGGCCGTCTTGTGGCTATAAAGATGTTAAGCAAGTCTAAAGCTAACGGACAAGATTTTATCAACGAAGTTGCAACTATTGGAAGGATTCATCATGTTAATGTAGTACAACTCATTGGTTTTTGTGTTGAAGGATCAAAGCGGGCCCTAGTATATGAGTTCATGCCTAATGGCTCCCTAAATACATTTATATTTTCCCCAGAAGTAAGTTCCCTCCTAAGCTATGACAAAATGTATGATATAGCTCTAGGAGTGGCTCGTGGAATTGAATATCTACATCAAGGATGTGATATGCAGATTTTGCATTTTGATATCAAGCCTCACAACATTCTTCTTGATGAGAATTTTACTCCAAAAGTTTCGGACTTTGGCTTGGCAAAGCTATATCCAGTAGATAATAGCATTGTCTCTTTGACTGCTGCAAGAGGGACATTTGGATACATGGCTCCTGAGTTGTTCTATAAAAACATTGGAGGTGTCTCATATAAAGCTGATGTTTATAGTTTCGGAATGTTATTGATGGAAATGGCTGGACGAAGAAGGAATGTAAATGCATATGCAGAACACTCAAGCCAAATATACTTCCCTACTTGGGTATATGACCAATTGAACGATGGAAACGACATAGAAATGGAAGACGCCACAGAAGAGGAAAGGAAAATAGGCAAGAAGATGATCATTGTCGCGCTATGGTGTATACAAATGAAGCCTAGTGATCGTCCTTCAATGAGCAAAGTCGTACAAATGCTcgaagaaaaagttgaatacTTACAAATGCCTTCCAAGCCTTCTCTATCATCACTAGACATAATCACAACCGGTGGCGGAGAGAGTTCGAATCAATCAAGTGAATCATCTCAATCTTAG
- the LOC132179386 gene encoding pentatricopeptide repeat-containing protein At3g49170, chloroplastic — protein MLSLSLSSPSKLSLPSLKPPSNPSRQNLPSSSSSSSSPPPHKQDFELFNHRLIHHLNVGHLHKAISTLDGMAQKGTHPDLTTYSLLLKSCIRSRNFQLGKVVHTRLAQSQLEPNSVVLNSLISLYSKCGDWGKAKAIFHSMGDKRDLVSWSAMVSCFANNDMEFEAIGTFLEMLENGFYPNEYCFAAVIRACSNADNISIGKMIFGFVIKSGYFESDLCVGCALIDMLVKGSGDVDLAYKVFEKMPEKNAVTWTLMITRFMQLGYSREAIDLFLDMVLNGNVPDQFTLSGVLSACAELKLLSLGQQLHSWVIQVGLPLDVCIGCCLVDMYAKCASNGSLDNSRKIFDRMIDHNVMSWTAIITGYVQSGGLDMEAVELFHKMIKAHVTPNHFTFASVLKACANLSDLRLGEQVYGHAVKLGLASVNCVGNSLISMYARSGMMEDARKAFDMLFEKNLVSYNTVVDGYAKNLNSEEAFQLFHEIEDAGLGASAFTYASLLSGAASIGAIGKGEQIHASVLKSGFESNQCISNALISMYSRCGNIESALHVFNDMGDRNVISWTSMITGFAKHGFASRAMEFFHKMLEVGVRPNEITYIAVLSACSHVGLISEGWKHFNAMYKEHGIVPRMEHYACMVDLLGRSGSLLEALEFVNSMPFKADALVWRTFLAACRVHGNKELGKHAAKMILEQDPHDPAAYILLSNLYASSGQWEDVAIIRKNMKERNLIKEAGCSWIEVENTVHKFHVGDTSHSLAREIYDQLNHLALKIKELGYVPDTEFVLHDVEDERKEQYLFQHSEKIAVAFGLISISKSKPIRVFKNLRVCGDCHAAIKFISMATGREIVVRDSNRFHHFKDGTCSCNDYW, from the coding sequence ATGCTTAGCCTCTCGCTTTCGTCTCCATCCAAACTCTCCTTACCTTCTCTCAAACCACCCTCAAACCCTTCCCGCCAAAATcttccatcatcatcatcatcatcatcatcaccaccaccacataAGCAAGACTTTGAACTCTTTAACCACCGTCTGATCCACCACCTCAATGTGGGTCACCTCCACAAAGCAATCTCCACCCTTGATGGCATGGCCCAAAAGGGTACCCACCCAGACCTCACCACCTACTCCCTTCTCCTCAAGTCCTGCATCAGGTCCCGGAATTTCCAACTCGGCAAAGTCGTTCACACTCGCTTGGCTCAGTCCCAACTCGAGCCCAACTCGGTCGTTCTCAACTCTCTCATCAGCTTGTACTCAAAGTGTGGGGATTGGGGTAAAGCAAAAGCCATTTTTCATAGTATGGGAGATAAGAGAGACTTGGTTTCTTGGAGTGCTATGGTTTCGTGTTTTGCGAATAATGATATGGAATTTGAAGCCATTGGGACATTCCTTGAAATGCTTGAGAATGGTTTTTACCCAAATGAGTATTGCTTCGCGGCTGTGATTCGGGCATGTTCGAATGCGGACAATATTTCGATCGGGAAGATGATTTTTGGGTTTGTCATAAAGAGTGGATATTTTGAGTCCGATTTGTGTGTTGGATGTGCATTGATTGATATGCTTGTAAAGGGTAGTGGTGATGTAGATTTAGCGTATAAGGTGTTTGAGAAAATGCCTGAGAAAAATGCGGTTACTTGGACTTTGATGATAACTAGGTTTATGCAATTGGGGTACTCAAGAGAGGCCATAGATTTGTTCTTGGATATGGTTTTAAATGGGAATGTTCCGGATCAGTTTACACTGAGTGGAGTTTTATCGGCTTGTGCAGAGTTAAAATTGTTGTCGCTTGGGCAGCAATTGCATTCTTGGGTTATCCAGGTGGGATTGCCTTTGGATGTTTGTATTGGTTGTTGTTTGGTGGACATGTATGCAAAATGTGCGTCAAATGGATCTTTGGATAATTCGAGGAAAATTTTCGATCGGATGATAGATCATAATGTCATGTCTTGGACAGCAATTATCACAGGATATGTGCAAAGTGGAGGGCTTGATATGGAAGCTGTCGAACTATTTCACAAAATGATTAAGGCTCATGTTACGCCAAATCATTTCACATTTGCTAGTGTCCTGAAGGCATGTGCAAATCTTTCTGATCTACGACTGGGTGAGCAAGTCTATGGCCATGCAGTGAAACTAGGTCTTGCATCGGTTAATTGTGTGGGAAATTCTCTTATTAGCATGTATGCACGGTCTGGCATGATGGAAGATGCCCGGAAAGCTTTTGATATGCTGTTTGAGAAGAATTTGGTTTCTTACAACACGGTTGTTGATGGTTATGCCAAAAATCTGAATTCTGAAGAAGCCTTTCAACTTTTTCATGAAATCGAGGATGCAGGACTTGGGGCTAGTGCTTTCACATATGCAAGTCTCCTGAGTGGAGCTGCAAGTATTGGTGCAATTGGTAAGGGCGAGCAAATTCATGCCAGTGTACTGAAATCAGGGTTTGAGTCAAACCAATGCATTTCTAACGCTTTGATCTCTATGTATTCTAGGTGTGGAAACATAGAATCTGCTCTTCATGTTTTTAATGATATGGGAGATCGGAATGTTATTTCTTGGACTTCTATGATCACTGGTTTCGCAAAACATGGATTTGCCTCTAGAGCTATGGAATTTTTCCACAAAATGCTTGAGGTTGGTGTTAGACCGAATGAGATCACCTATATTGCTGTCTTATCAGCTTGTAGCCATGTGGGGCTGATTTCTGAGGGCTGGAAACACTTCAATGCGATGTACAAAGAACATGGCATTGTCCCGAGAATGGAGCATTATGCATGTATGGTCGATTTGTTGGGCAGGTCAGGATCCCTTTTAGAAGCCCTTGAATTTGTTAACTCAATGCCTTTCAAGGCTGATGCGCTAGTCTGGCGTACATTTCTTGCTGCTTGTCGAGTTCATGGAAATAAAGAACTTGGGAAACATGCTGCTAAGATGATTCTTGAGCAAGACCCACATGATCCAGCAGCATATATCTTACTATCGAACTTGTATGCTTCCTCAGGTCAATGGGAGGATGTGgcaataattagaaaaaatatgaaagagagaAACTTGATTAAAGAGGCAGGTTGTAGCTGGATAGAGGTTGAAAATACGGTGCACAAGTTCCATGTAGGGGACACTTCACACTCCCTAGCACGAGAGATTTATGATCAACTGAACCATCTGGCTTTGAAAATAAAGGAACTGGGCTATGTACCCGATACAGAATTTGTTCTTCATGATGTGGAGGATGAACGGAAGGAGCAATACTTGTTTCAACATAGTGAGAAAATAGCTGTGGCATTTGGTCTTATAAGCATATCCAAATCAAAACCCATCAGGGTATTTAAGAATCTTCGGGTTTGCGGAGATTGTCATGCTGCAATCAAATTTATCTCAATGGCCACTGGTAGGGAAATAGTGGTAAGAGACTCTAACCGTTTTCACCACTTCAAAGATGGGACCTGTTCATGCAATGATTACTGGTGA